The genomic region GTACCTGTGCCTATCCAGATTCCGATTGGTCGGGAAAGCCAGTTTAAGGGATTTGTTGATCTGATCGAGCAGAAAGGAGTGGTCTTTGTTGATGATCTGGGCGCCAGGTCTGATCAGACCGCTATTCCTGCCGATCTGGCGGAAGAAGCTGCGAAGCAGCGCGACTACCTCATTGAACGGGTGGCCGAGACCGACGAGGAACTGACGCTCAAGTACCTCGAAGGCCAGGAGATTACCGTTGATGAGCTTCGGGCCGCGCTGCGCAAGGCAACGATTGAGGGAAAGCTGATTCCAGTGTTATGCGGCTCGGCCCTGAAGAATAAGGGCGTGCAGGCGATGCTGGACGCGGTGATTTACTACCTCCCTTCTCCCCTCGAAATTCCGCCTCCCGTAGCGACAGATACCAGGACCGGCGAAGAGAAACGCTTAAAGGTCAGCGATGACGCGCCTTTTGCTGCTCTGGCCTTCAAGATTGTGTCTGATCCCTTTGTCGGTCGGCTGGCCTATTTCCGGGTGTATTCCGGGACGCTCTCGGCAGGCTCGTATGTCTATAACTCGGCGAAGGGCCAGCGGGAGCGCATCGGGCGCCTGCTCCAGATGCACGCCAATCACCGCGAAGATATTACCGAGATTCGCGCGGGCGACATCTGCGCGGCGGTGGGCTTGAAGAACACGTTTACCGGCGATACGCTCTGCGAGGTTGAGCATCCGATCACCCTGGAATCCATTCAGTTCCCGGAGCCGGTCATCTCGATTGCCATTGAGCCGAAGACCAAAGCCGATCAAGATAAGATGGGCATTGCGCTGGGGCGGCTGGCGGAAGAAGACCCGACTTTCCGGGTGCGCACTGAGGAGGAGACCAGCCAGACGATCATCTCCGGGATGGGCGAGCTACACCTGGAAGTGATTGTAGACCGGATGTTCCGCGAGTTTAAGGTGGAAGCGAACGTTGGGCGGCCCCAGGTGGCGTTCAAGGAGACGATTACCAGCACAGCGCAGGCTGAGGGGCGCTTCGTCCGGCAGACAGGTGGGCGCGGCCAGTATGGCGATGT from Ktedonobacterales bacterium harbors:
- the fusA gene encoding elongation factor G; this translates as MAREYPLEKTRNIGIIAHIDAGKTTTTERILFYTKRIHRMGEVHEGAATMDWMVQEQERGITITAAATTCFWMDHRINIIDTPGHVDFTVEVERSLRVLDGGVVVFDAVAGVEPQSETVWRQADKYHVPRICFVNKMDRIGADFWRTVDMIRDRLGAVPVPIQIPIGRESQFKGFVDLIEQKGVVFVDDLGARSDQTAIPADLAEEAAKQRDYLIERVAETDEELTLKYLEGQEITVDELRAALRKATIEGKLIPVLCGSALKNKGVQAMLDAVIYYLPSPLEIPPPVATDTRTGEEKRLKVSDDAPFAALAFKIVSDPFVGRLAYFRVYSGTLSAGSYVYNSAKGQRERIGRLLQMHANHREDITEIRAGDICAAVGLKNTFTGDTLCEVEHPITLESIQFPEPVISIAIEPKTKADQDKMGIALGRLAEEDPTFRVRTEEETSQTIISGMGELHLEVIVDRMFREFKVEANVGRPQVAFKETITSTAQAEGRFVRQTGGRGQYGDVWLKVEPLERGKGFEFVNAIVGGSVPREYIKPTEEGVREAMENGILAGYPMVDIRVTLFDGSYHEVDSSEMAFKTAGSMGFKEAARKANPVLLEPVMLVEVVTSPDFYGDVLGDLNRRRGHVIGMEERGGSQVIRANVPLAEMFGYVNDLRSMTSGRASYSMEFSHYAEVPKSFSEEIIRKRQGK